The following proteins come from a genomic window of Verrucomicrobiota bacterium:
- a CDS encoding glycosyltransferase family 2 protein, with amino-acid sequence MVVENAAPETASQLAEATVEVSVVMPCLNERQGIAACVDSARNALAEAGIRGEVVVADNGSEDGSAEIACAHGARVVHEARRGYGSAYQTGIEAARGRYIVIGDADGTYDFHTIERFIKPLRDGYDFVIGNRFEGRMAKGAMPTLHRYVGNPVLSAVLRGMFKTAIGDAHCGMRSFTREAYDRMELQTTGMEFASEMVIHAARAKLRMLEIPIDYGARAGDSKLRTFRDGWRHLRFMFLYSPDHLFIVPGVILFLIGFVIMARLAWGPVVINGRVFDIHFMLVGGFLTIVSVQVLCLGVLGKAYSFTEHFQKDDKLIAWLLRHFTLEKALLIGAVGVVLGLVFAGGVVWKWVSSGFGELQAVRPLFFGLVVLVNSLQFTFNSFLFSMMAIPKRPRDR; translated from the coding sequence GTGGTTGTAGAGAACGCGGCACCCGAAACAGCAAGCCAGCTTGCCGAGGCGACGGTTGAGGTCTCGGTGGTGATGCCGTGTCTGAACGAGCGTCAGGGTATCGCTGCCTGTGTCGACAGCGCCCGGAACGCGCTCGCGGAGGCGGGCATCCGGGGCGAAGTCGTGGTGGCCGACAACGGCTCCGAAGACGGCAGCGCCGAGATCGCCTGTGCGCACGGGGCGCGCGTGGTGCACGAGGCGCGGCGAGGCTACGGGAGCGCCTACCAGACGGGCATCGAGGCGGCGCGCGGCCGTTACATTGTGATCGGCGACGCTGACGGCACGTACGATTTCCACACCATCGAGCGGTTCATCAAACCGTTGCGCGACGGGTACGACTTCGTCATCGGCAACCGGTTCGAGGGCCGGATGGCCAAGGGGGCGATGCCCACGCTGCACCGCTATGTGGGCAATCCCGTACTCTCGGCCGTGCTGCGGGGGATGTTCAAGACCGCGATCGGCGATGCCCATTGTGGGATGCGCTCCTTCACGCGCGAGGCGTACGACCGGATGGAACTCCAGACCACGGGGATGGAGTTCGCCTCCGAGATGGTGATCCACGCCGCGCGGGCGAAGCTCAGAATGCTCGAGATCCCCATTGACTATGGCGCGCGGGCGGGCGACTCGAAGCTGCGGACGTTCCGGGACGGCTGGCGCCATCTGCGGTTCATGTTCCTGTACAGCCCCGACCACCTGTTCATCGTGCCCGGCGTGATCCTGTTCCTGATCGGTTTCGTCATCATGGCGAGGCTGGCCTGGGGGCCTGTGGTCATCAACGGGCGGGTGTTTGACATCCATTTTATGCTCGTTGGCGGTTTTCTTACCATTGTGAGCGTACAGGTGCTCTGTCTCGGCGTGCTGGGCAAGGCGTACTCATTCACCGAGCACTTCCAGAAGGATGACAAGCTGATCGCCTGGCTGCTGCGCCATTTCACTCTGGAGAAGGCGTTGCTGATCGGGGCGGTGGGCGTCGTCCTCGGGCTGGTCTTTGCCGGCGGAGTGGTCTGGAAGTGGGTCTCGAGCGGATTCGGCGAACTCCAGGCAGTCCGGCCGCTGTTCTTCGGGCTGGTCGTGCTGGTCAACAGCCTCCAGTTTACCTTCAACTCCTTCCTGTTCAGCATGATGGCGATCCCCAAGCGTCCGCGCGACCGGTGA